In the Paroedura picta isolate Pp20150507F chromosome 15, Ppicta_v3.0, whole genome shotgun sequence genome, one interval contains:
- the TRIM37 gene encoding E3 ubiquitin-protein ligase TRIM37 isoform X2 → MDEQSVESIAEVFRCFICMEKLRDARLCPHCSKLCCFSCIRRWLTEQRAQCPHCRAPLQLRELVNCRWAEEVTQQLDTLQLCNLNKQEENEKDKCENHHEKLSVFCWTCKKCICHQCALWGGMHGGHTFKPLAEIYEQHVTKVNEEVAKLRRRLMELISLEQEVERNVEAVRSAKDERVREIRNAVEMMIARLDTQLKNKLITLMGQKTSLTQETELLESLLQEVEHQLRSCSKSELILKSSEILMMFQQVHRKPMASFVTTPVPPDFTSELVPAYDSTTFVLENFSTLRQRADPVYSPPLQVSGLCWRLKVYPDGNGVVRGYYLSVFLELSAGLPETSKYEYRVEMVHQSTNDSSKNIIREFASDFEVGECWGYNRFFRLDLLANEGYLNRQNDTVILRFQVRSPTFFQKCRDQHWYISQLEAAQASNVQQINNLKERLAIELSRTQKAHGMSPPDSHLSPQSDDGPEARPQKSGPNSELRLEIVAATAGPRDAKDEEEEKGHYEDFNHELSDGDLDVDVAGEDEMNHLDGSSSSASSTATSNTEENDIDEETMSGENDVEYSNHMELEEGNLMEEAACAAAGTSGGSHGYPTAGSRMSRRGGSALGSSSSSSLLDIDPLTLIHLLDLKDRNGMENLWGMQPRPPASLLQNRASYSLKERDQRRHQAMWRVSPDLKMLKRLKSQMAEVRSKMSDVKNQMSEFRSGNTTSSDGQPTYFSGDQGALAACGAESYSKLQELAREVLMKSLLSGYCLQNSTHKKSHSPKAGRSGAAGSLSLRRAMDCGDGNLRSKADYQSPSEGEAEAAKNEAVLLRRSLIPSQPHGGLPQTPHRKHPRGCLGNVKPNSRHGSPRCLTSCAAEASTKPEDRHCEASDSDAGASGSNGLAPMDKARKIGALGSNSNRCRLEGTESADLENNSETGELQPGLPVGALAGPEEAGLCPKHVLHLLPGMSSDSDIECDTENEEQEDVQAASAASDVFNQAFRASSSSEALELCSVFPEGDEVGSDDLPFATGKDCTR, encoded by the exons ATGGACGAGCAGAGCGTGGAg agCATTGCTGAAGTGTTCCGATGTTTCATTTGTATGGAGAAATTACGTGATGCCCGCCTTTGTCCACACTGCTCCAAACTCTGCTGTTTCAGTTGCATTCGG CGCTGGTTGACAGAACAAAGAGCCCAGTGTCCTCACTGTCG AGCTCCACTCCAGCTGCGGGAGCTTGTCAACTGTCGCTGGGCTGAGGAAGTGACCCAGCAGCTCGACACACTTCAGCTGTGCAATCTCaacaagcaggaagaaaatgaaaaggaCAA GTGTGAAAATCATCATGAGAAACTGAGTGTGTTTTGTTGGACATGCAAGAAGTGCATCTGCCACCAGTGTGCTCTCTGGGGAGGGATG CACGGAGGGCATACATTTAAGCCATTAGCTGAAATATATGAACAACATGTCACAAAAGTGAATGAAGAAGTGGCAAAGCTTCGCCGGAGGCTCATGGAGCTGATCAGTTTAGAGCAAGAAGTG GAAAGGAATGTAGAAGCTGTGCGCAGTGCGAAAGACGAGCGTGTTCGAGAAATCAGAAATGCAGTGGAGATGATGATTGCTAGGTTAGATACTCAGCTGAAGAACAAACTTATAACACTAATGG GGCAAAAAACTTCACTCACCCAAGAAACAGAACTCCTTGAATCCCTACTGCAAGAAGTAGAGCACCAG CTGCGCTCATGCAGTAAGAGTGAACTGATACTGAAAAGTTCAGAGATCTTGATGATGTTCCAGCAAGTGCACAGGAAGCCCATGGCCTCTTTTGTCACTACGCCTGTCCCTCCAGACTTCACAAG TGAGTTAGTACCAGCCTATGATTCAACTACCTTTGTCTTGGAGAATTTCAG CACTTTGCGCCAGCGGGCAGATCCTGTCTACAGTCCGCCTCTTCAAGTTTCTGGGCTATGCTGGAGGCTAAAGGTTTATCCA GATGGAAATGGAGTTGTTCGAGGCTACTATTTGTCTGTATTTCTTGAGCTTTCTGCTGGGTTACCGGAAACATCCAA GTATGAGtatcgtgtggaaatggtccatcaGTCCACAAACGATTCTTCTAAAAATATAATTAGAGAATTTGCATCTGATTTTGAAGTTGGGGAGTGCTGGGGCTACAACAGGTTCTTCCGGTTGGACTTACTTGCCAATGAAGGCTACCTGAACAGGCAAAATGACACAGTTATATTGCG GTTCCAGGTGCGTTCACCCACCTTCTTCCAGAAATGTCGGGACCAGCATTGGTATATTTCTCAGCTAGAAGCTGCTCAGGCAAGCAAtgtccaacaaataaataatctcaAAGAG AGACTTGCAATCGAGCTGTCCCGTACCCAGAAAGCCCACGGCATGTCTCCTCCGGACAGTCATCTCAGCCCGCAGAGTGATGATGGGCCAGAAGCAAGACCCCAAAAGTCGGGACCAAACTCAGAATTGCGTCTTGAAATTGTGGCTGCAACAGCAGGTCCTCGAGATGCGaaggatgaagaagaggagaaagggcATTATGAGGACTTCAAT cATGAACTCTCAGATGGAGATCTGGATGTTGatgttgctggggaggatgagatgAACCACCTGGATGGCAGCAGTTCCTCTGCTAGTTCAACAGCGACCAGCAACACGGAAGAGAATGATATTGATGAAGAGACCAT GTCTGGAGAGAATGATGTGGAATACAGCAACCACATGGAGTTGGAGGAAGGAAACCTCATGGAGGAAGCAGCCTGTGCTGCGGCAGGGACATCAG GCGGGAGTCATGGTTATCCTACCGCAGGCAGCCGCATGTCAAGGCGGGGAGGAAGTGCGTTGGGCTCTTCGTCCAGTAGCAGTTTACTTGACATAGACCCCTTGACTTTAATCCACTTATTGGACCTGAAAGACCGAAATGGGATGGAGAATTTGTGGGGAATGCAGCCACGCCCTCCAGCTTCACTTCTGCAGAACAGAG CATCCTACTCTCTGAAAGAGCGGGATCAGCGGAGGCACCAGGCCATGTGGCGTGTCTCACCAGACTTGAAGATGCTGAAGAGGTTGAAAAGTCAGATGGCCGAGGTCCGCAGTAAAATGTCAGATGTGAAGAACCAGATGTCAGAGTTCCGGAGCGGCAACACCACATCTTCCGATGGGCAGCCCACCTACTTCTCCGGTGACCAGGGGGCCTTAGCTGCATGTGGTGCAGAGAGCTACAGCAAGCTGCAAGAGCTTGCGCGGGAGGTGCTGATGAAATCATTGCTGTCCGGCTACTGCTTACAGAACT CCACACACAAGAAAAGCCATTCACCCAAAGCTGGTCGAAGTGGGGCAGCAGGAAGCTTGTCTCTGCGGAGAGCTATGGACTGTGGGGATGGGAATCTTCGTTCCAAGGCAGACTACCAGAGCCCCTCTGAAG GTGAAGCAGAGGCTGCCAAGAATGAAGCCGTTCTCCTGAGGAGGTCACTGATACCATCTCAGCCTCATGGAGGGTTGCCACAGACACCGCACAGGAAACATCCCAGAG GTTGTCTAGGGAACGTGAAGCCCAACAGCCGACACGGCTCCCCCAGGTGCTTGACTAGCTGTGCTGCGGAGGCATCGACAAAGCCTGAAGACAGGCATTGTGAAGCCTCTGATTCTGACGCCGGTGCTTCTGGTTCGAATGGCCTTGCACCCATGGATAAAGCAAGGAAAATAGGAGCACTAGG GTCCAATTCAAATAGATGCCGTCTGGAAGGAACTGAGTCGGCTGATTTGGAAAACAACTCTGAAACTGGAGAGTTGCAGCCTGGGCTTCCTGTAGGAGCTTTGGCAGGACCTGAAGAAG
- the TRIM37 gene encoding E3 ubiquitin-protein ligase TRIM37 isoform X4, with amino-acid sequence MDEQSVESIAEVFRCFICMEKLRDARLCPHCSKLCCFSCIRRWLTEQRAQCPHCRAPLQLRELVNCRWAEEVTQQLDTLQLCNLNKQEENEKDKCENHHEKLSVFCWTCKKCICHQCALWGGMHGGHTFKPLAEIYEQHVTKVNEEVAKLRRRLMELISLEQEVERNVEAVRSAKDERVREIRNAVEMMIARLDTQLKNKLITLMGQKTSLTQETELLESLLQEVEHQLRSCSKSELILKSSEILMMFQQVHRKPMASFVTTPVPPDFTSELVPAYDSTTFVLENFSTLRQRADPVYSPPLQVSGLCWRLKVYPDGNGVVRGYYLSVFLELSAGLPETSKYEYRVEMVHQSTNDSSKNIIREFASDFEVGECWGYNRFFRLDLLANEGYLNRQNDTVILRFQVRSPTFFQKCRDQHWYISQLEAAQASNVQQINNLKERLAIELSRTQKAHGMSPPDSHLSPQSDDGPEARPQKSGPNSELRLEIVAATAGPRDAKDEEEEKGHYEDFNHELSDGDLDVDVAGEDEMNHLDGSSSSASSTATSNTEENDIDEETMSGENDVEYSNHMELEEGNLMEEAACAAAGTSGGSHGYPTAGSRMSRRGGSALGSSSSSSLLDIDPLTLIHLLDLKDRNGMENLWGMQPRPPASLLQNRASYSLKERDQRRHQAMWRVSPDLKMLKRLKSQMAEVRSKMSDVKNQMSEFRSGNTTSSDGQPTYFSGDQGALAACGAESYSKLQELAREVLMKSLLSGYCLQNSTHKKSHSPKAGRSGAAGSLSLRRAMDCGDGNLRSKADYQSPSEGCLGNVKPNSRHGSPRCLTSCAAEASTKPEDRHCEASDSDAGASGSNGLAPMDKARKIGALGSNSNRCRLEGTESADLENNSETGELQPGLPVGALAGPEEAGLCPKHVLHLLPGMSSDSDIECDTENEEQEDVQAASAASDVFNQAFRASSSSEALELCSVFPEGDEVGSDDLPFATGKDCTR; translated from the exons ATGGACGAGCAGAGCGTGGAg agCATTGCTGAAGTGTTCCGATGTTTCATTTGTATGGAGAAATTACGTGATGCCCGCCTTTGTCCACACTGCTCCAAACTCTGCTGTTTCAGTTGCATTCGG CGCTGGTTGACAGAACAAAGAGCCCAGTGTCCTCACTGTCG AGCTCCACTCCAGCTGCGGGAGCTTGTCAACTGTCGCTGGGCTGAGGAAGTGACCCAGCAGCTCGACACACTTCAGCTGTGCAATCTCaacaagcaggaagaaaatgaaaaggaCAA GTGTGAAAATCATCATGAGAAACTGAGTGTGTTTTGTTGGACATGCAAGAAGTGCATCTGCCACCAGTGTGCTCTCTGGGGAGGGATG CACGGAGGGCATACATTTAAGCCATTAGCTGAAATATATGAACAACATGTCACAAAAGTGAATGAAGAAGTGGCAAAGCTTCGCCGGAGGCTCATGGAGCTGATCAGTTTAGAGCAAGAAGTG GAAAGGAATGTAGAAGCTGTGCGCAGTGCGAAAGACGAGCGTGTTCGAGAAATCAGAAATGCAGTGGAGATGATGATTGCTAGGTTAGATACTCAGCTGAAGAACAAACTTATAACACTAATGG GGCAAAAAACTTCACTCACCCAAGAAACAGAACTCCTTGAATCCCTACTGCAAGAAGTAGAGCACCAG CTGCGCTCATGCAGTAAGAGTGAACTGATACTGAAAAGTTCAGAGATCTTGATGATGTTCCAGCAAGTGCACAGGAAGCCCATGGCCTCTTTTGTCACTACGCCTGTCCCTCCAGACTTCACAAG TGAGTTAGTACCAGCCTATGATTCAACTACCTTTGTCTTGGAGAATTTCAG CACTTTGCGCCAGCGGGCAGATCCTGTCTACAGTCCGCCTCTTCAAGTTTCTGGGCTATGCTGGAGGCTAAAGGTTTATCCA GATGGAAATGGAGTTGTTCGAGGCTACTATTTGTCTGTATTTCTTGAGCTTTCTGCTGGGTTACCGGAAACATCCAA GTATGAGtatcgtgtggaaatggtccatcaGTCCACAAACGATTCTTCTAAAAATATAATTAGAGAATTTGCATCTGATTTTGAAGTTGGGGAGTGCTGGGGCTACAACAGGTTCTTCCGGTTGGACTTACTTGCCAATGAAGGCTACCTGAACAGGCAAAATGACACAGTTATATTGCG GTTCCAGGTGCGTTCACCCACCTTCTTCCAGAAATGTCGGGACCAGCATTGGTATATTTCTCAGCTAGAAGCTGCTCAGGCAAGCAAtgtccaacaaataaataatctcaAAGAG AGACTTGCAATCGAGCTGTCCCGTACCCAGAAAGCCCACGGCATGTCTCCTCCGGACAGTCATCTCAGCCCGCAGAGTGATGATGGGCCAGAAGCAAGACCCCAAAAGTCGGGACCAAACTCAGAATTGCGTCTTGAAATTGTGGCTGCAACAGCAGGTCCTCGAGATGCGaaggatgaagaagaggagaaagggcATTATGAGGACTTCAAT cATGAACTCTCAGATGGAGATCTGGATGTTGatgttgctggggaggatgagatgAACCACCTGGATGGCAGCAGTTCCTCTGCTAGTTCAACAGCGACCAGCAACACGGAAGAGAATGATATTGATGAAGAGACCAT GTCTGGAGAGAATGATGTGGAATACAGCAACCACATGGAGTTGGAGGAAGGAAACCTCATGGAGGAAGCAGCCTGTGCTGCGGCAGGGACATCAG GCGGGAGTCATGGTTATCCTACCGCAGGCAGCCGCATGTCAAGGCGGGGAGGAAGTGCGTTGGGCTCTTCGTCCAGTAGCAGTTTACTTGACATAGACCCCTTGACTTTAATCCACTTATTGGACCTGAAAGACCGAAATGGGATGGAGAATTTGTGGGGAATGCAGCCACGCCCTCCAGCTTCACTTCTGCAGAACAGAG CATCCTACTCTCTGAAAGAGCGGGATCAGCGGAGGCACCAGGCCATGTGGCGTGTCTCACCAGACTTGAAGATGCTGAAGAGGTTGAAAAGTCAGATGGCCGAGGTCCGCAGTAAAATGTCAGATGTGAAGAACCAGATGTCAGAGTTCCGGAGCGGCAACACCACATCTTCCGATGGGCAGCCCACCTACTTCTCCGGTGACCAGGGGGCCTTAGCTGCATGTGGTGCAGAGAGCTACAGCAAGCTGCAAGAGCTTGCGCGGGAGGTGCTGATGAAATCATTGCTGTCCGGCTACTGCTTACAGAACT CCACACACAAGAAAAGCCATTCACCCAAAGCTGGTCGAAGTGGGGCAGCAGGAAGCTTGTCTCTGCGGAGAGCTATGGACTGTGGGGATGGGAATCTTCGTTCCAAGGCAGACTACCAGAGCCCCTCTGAAG GTTGTCTAGGGAACGTGAAGCCCAACAGCCGACACGGCTCCCCCAGGTGCTTGACTAGCTGTGCTGCGGAGGCATCGACAAAGCCTGAAGACAGGCATTGTGAAGCCTCTGATTCTGACGCCGGTGCTTCTGGTTCGAATGGCCTTGCACCCATGGATAAAGCAAGGAAAATAGGAGCACTAGG GTCCAATTCAAATAGATGCCGTCTGGAAGGAACTGAGTCGGCTGATTTGGAAAACAACTCTGAAACTGGAGAGTTGCAGCCTGGGCTTCCTGTAGGAGCTTTGGCAGGACCTGAAGAAG
- the TRIM37 gene encoding E3 ubiquitin-protein ligase TRIM37 isoform X3 → MEKLRDARLCPHCSKLCCFSCIRRWLTEQRAQCPHCRAPLQLRELVNCRWAEEVTQQLDTLQLCNLNKQEENEKDKCENHHEKLSVFCWTCKKCICHQCALWGGMHGGHTFKPLAEIYEQHVTKVNEEVAKLRRRLMELISLEQEVERNVEAVRSAKDERVREIRNAVEMMIARLDTQLKNKLITLMGQKTSLTQETELLESLLQEVEHQLRSCSKSELILKSSEILMMFQQVHRKPMASFVTTPVPPDFTSELVPAYDSTTFVLENFSTLRQRADPVYSPPLQVSGLCWRLKVYPDGNGVVRGYYLSVFLELSAGLPETSKYEYRVEMVHQSTNDSSKNIIREFASDFEVGECWGYNRFFRLDLLANEGYLNRQNDTVILRFQVRSPTFFQKCRDQHWYISQLEAAQASNVQQINNLKERLAIELSRTQKAHGMSPPDSHLSPQSDDGPEARPQKSGPNSELRLEIVAATAGPRDAKDEEEEKGHYEDFNHELSDGDLDVDVAGEDEMNHLDGSSSSASSTATSNTEENDIDEETMSGENDVEYSNHMELEEGNLMEEAACAAAGTSGGSHGYPTAGSRMSRRGGSALGSSSSSSLLDIDPLTLIHLLDLKDRNGMENLWGMQPRPPASLLQNRASYSLKERDQRRHQAMWRVSPDLKMLKRLKSQMAEVRSKMSDVKNQMSEFRSGNTTSSDGQPTYFSGDQGALAACGAESYSKLQELAREVLMKSLLSGYCLQNSTHKKSHSPKAGRSGAAGSLSLRRAMDCGDGNLRSKADYQSPSEGCLGNVKPNSRHGSPRCLTSCAAEASTKPEDRHCEASDSDAGASGSNGLAPMDKARKIGALGSNSNRCRLEGTESADLENNSETGELQPGLPVGALAGPEEAGLCPKHVLHLLPGMSSDSDIECDTENEEQEDVQAASAASDVFNQAFRASSSSEALELCSVFPEGDEVGSDDLPFATGKDCTR, encoded by the exons ATGGAGAAATTACGTGATGCCCGCCTTTGTCCACACTGCTCCAAACTCTGCTGTTTCAGTTGCATTCGG CGCTGGTTGACAGAACAAAGAGCCCAGTGTCCTCACTGTCG AGCTCCACTCCAGCTGCGGGAGCTTGTCAACTGTCGCTGGGCTGAGGAAGTGACCCAGCAGCTCGACACACTTCAGCTGTGCAATCTCaacaagcaggaagaaaatgaaaaggaCAA GTGTGAAAATCATCATGAGAAACTGAGTGTGTTTTGTTGGACATGCAAGAAGTGCATCTGCCACCAGTGTGCTCTCTGGGGAGGGATG CACGGAGGGCATACATTTAAGCCATTAGCTGAAATATATGAACAACATGTCACAAAAGTGAATGAAGAAGTGGCAAAGCTTCGCCGGAGGCTCATGGAGCTGATCAGTTTAGAGCAAGAAGTG GAAAGGAATGTAGAAGCTGTGCGCAGTGCGAAAGACGAGCGTGTTCGAGAAATCAGAAATGCAGTGGAGATGATGATTGCTAGGTTAGATACTCAGCTGAAGAACAAACTTATAACACTAATGG GGCAAAAAACTTCACTCACCCAAGAAACAGAACTCCTTGAATCCCTACTGCAAGAAGTAGAGCACCAG CTGCGCTCATGCAGTAAGAGTGAACTGATACTGAAAAGTTCAGAGATCTTGATGATGTTCCAGCAAGTGCACAGGAAGCCCATGGCCTCTTTTGTCACTACGCCTGTCCCTCCAGACTTCACAAG TGAGTTAGTACCAGCCTATGATTCAACTACCTTTGTCTTGGAGAATTTCAG CACTTTGCGCCAGCGGGCAGATCCTGTCTACAGTCCGCCTCTTCAAGTTTCTGGGCTATGCTGGAGGCTAAAGGTTTATCCA GATGGAAATGGAGTTGTTCGAGGCTACTATTTGTCTGTATTTCTTGAGCTTTCTGCTGGGTTACCGGAAACATCCAA GTATGAGtatcgtgtggaaatggtccatcaGTCCACAAACGATTCTTCTAAAAATATAATTAGAGAATTTGCATCTGATTTTGAAGTTGGGGAGTGCTGGGGCTACAACAGGTTCTTCCGGTTGGACTTACTTGCCAATGAAGGCTACCTGAACAGGCAAAATGACACAGTTATATTGCG GTTCCAGGTGCGTTCACCCACCTTCTTCCAGAAATGTCGGGACCAGCATTGGTATATTTCTCAGCTAGAAGCTGCTCAGGCAAGCAAtgtccaacaaataaataatctcaAAGAG AGACTTGCAATCGAGCTGTCCCGTACCCAGAAAGCCCACGGCATGTCTCCTCCGGACAGTCATCTCAGCCCGCAGAGTGATGATGGGCCAGAAGCAAGACCCCAAAAGTCGGGACCAAACTCAGAATTGCGTCTTGAAATTGTGGCTGCAACAGCAGGTCCTCGAGATGCGaaggatgaagaagaggagaaagggcATTATGAGGACTTCAAT cATGAACTCTCAGATGGAGATCTGGATGTTGatgttgctggggaggatgagatgAACCACCTGGATGGCAGCAGTTCCTCTGCTAGTTCAACAGCGACCAGCAACACGGAAGAGAATGATATTGATGAAGAGACCAT GTCTGGAGAGAATGATGTGGAATACAGCAACCACATGGAGTTGGAGGAAGGAAACCTCATGGAGGAAGCAGCCTGTGCTGCGGCAGGGACATCAG GCGGGAGTCATGGTTATCCTACCGCAGGCAGCCGCATGTCAAGGCGGGGAGGAAGTGCGTTGGGCTCTTCGTCCAGTAGCAGTTTACTTGACATAGACCCCTTGACTTTAATCCACTTATTGGACCTGAAAGACCGAAATGGGATGGAGAATTTGTGGGGAATGCAGCCACGCCCTCCAGCTTCACTTCTGCAGAACAGAG CATCCTACTCTCTGAAAGAGCGGGATCAGCGGAGGCACCAGGCCATGTGGCGTGTCTCACCAGACTTGAAGATGCTGAAGAGGTTGAAAAGTCAGATGGCCGAGGTCCGCAGTAAAATGTCAGATGTGAAGAACCAGATGTCAGAGTTCCGGAGCGGCAACACCACATCTTCCGATGGGCAGCCCACCTACTTCTCCGGTGACCAGGGGGCCTTAGCTGCATGTGGTGCAGAGAGCTACAGCAAGCTGCAAGAGCTTGCGCGGGAGGTGCTGATGAAATCATTGCTGTCCGGCTACTGCTTACAGAACT CCACACACAAGAAAAGCCATTCACCCAAAGCTGGTCGAAGTGGGGCAGCAGGAAGCTTGTCTCTGCGGAGAGCTATGGACTGTGGGGATGGGAATCTTCGTTCCAAGGCAGACTACCAGAGCCCCTCTGAAG GTTGTCTAGGGAACGTGAAGCCCAACAGCCGACACGGCTCCCCCAGGTGCTTGACTAGCTGTGCTGCGGAGGCATCGACAAAGCCTGAAGACAGGCATTGTGAAGCCTCTGATTCTGACGCCGGTGCTTCTGGTTCGAATGGCCTTGCACCCATGGATAAAGCAAGGAAAATAGGAGCACTAGG GTCCAATTCAAATAGATGCCGTCTGGAAGGAACTGAGTCGGCTGATTTGGAAAACAACTCTGAAACTGGAGAGTTGCAGCCTGGGCTTCCTGTAGGAGCTTTGGCAGGACCTGAAGAAG